In a genomic window of Caloenas nicobarica isolate bCalNic1 chromosome 1, bCalNic1.hap1, whole genome shotgun sequence:
- the GPR15 gene encoding G-protein coupled receptor 15 — protein MGTAWPEMELTQLSPVTTVTFNYDDYYYYDDNCQYQHLQHMSTFLPILYTAVFLVGIIGNSVLIVALAFKQRVQRLIDIFIINLAASDFIFLITLPFWVDKEASDGSWRVGSFLCKASSYVISVNMYCNILLLTCMSADRYLAIMHPSVARRVRTRSYSSGLCICVWLLSCCLGMPTLLSRELKMQYGKTYCTDKDVTEAKQIMSLTLLILAFFFPLLSILTFYYSITKRLCVHYQRAGKHDKKLRKSIKIVFIVVAAFVISWVPFNLFKLMAILLGLLKQPDCFPDMVAQLGMKVSSPFAFANSCANPFIYYCFDNYIRRAMLRCLCPRVKISSSGSTSDTLDTRLSHSLSNFVVGEYAARKRKRSVSL, from the coding sequence atggggacagcttGGCCAGAAATGGAACTCACTCAGCTTTCGCCCGTGACTACAGTCACTTTCAACTATGACGACTACTACTACTATGATGACAACTGCCAGTATCAGCACCTGCAACATATGTCTACTTTCCTCCCTATCCTGTACACTGCTGTGTTCCTGGTGGGCATCATCGGCAACTCCGTCCTGATAGTAGCCTTGGCCTTCAAGCAACGGGTCCAGAGGCTGATCGACATCTTTATCATCAACCTCGCTGCATCTGACTTCATCTTCCTCATCACATTGCCATTCTGGGTGGACAAGGAGGCGTCGGACGGGAGCTGGAGGGTAGGATCTTTCCTCTGTAAAGCTAGTTCCTATGTCATCTCAGTCAACATGTACTGcaacatcctcctcctcacttGTATGAGCGCTGACCGGTACCTTGCTATCATGCATCCCTCTGTCGCTAGACGGGTCAGAACAAGATCCTATTCCAGTGGACTCTGCATCTGTGTCTGGTTATTATCCTGCTGCTTAGGGATGCCAACCCTTTTGTCCAGAGAACTGAAAATGCAATATGGAAAGACTTACTGCACAGACAAAGATGTGACAGAAGCCAAACAGATCATGTCACTGACACTTTTAATCCTGGCCTTCTTCTTCCCACTGTTGAGTATCTTAACCTTTTACTACTCCATCACCAAGAGACTCTGTGTGCATTATCAGAGAGCGGGGAAACATGATAAGAAACTGAGGAAATCCATCAAGATTGTCTTCATTGTAGTGGCAGCTTTTGTTATCTCCTGGGTTCCCTTCAATCTTTTCAAGCTTATGGCCATCCTTTTGGGACTCCTGAAGCAGCCCGACTGTTTTCCCGACATGGTTGCCCAGCTGGGCATGAAGGTGAGCAGCCCTTTCGCTTTTGCCAATAGCTGTGCCAACCCTTTCATCTACTATTGCTTTGACAACTACATCCGCAGAGCCATGCTCCGGTGCCTCTGCCCGCGGGTGAAGatcagcagcagcggcagcaccTCCGATACTCTGGACACTCGCCTGAGCCACTCCTTATCCAACTTTGTTGTGGGGGAATATGCTGCTAGGAAGAGGAAGCGCTCTGTGTCCCTCTGA